aaggatgggatctcacggattgggcatcctggcttcctgccctggcggggcccctcctctccataattttacttgtatccatcggcccctgtatactgaatgctgtggtacattttattgaaaacactgttgctcgCCAAACTACTGCACACATCTTAGCCTTCCAAGAGTACCAAcctgtaaaactgaaaggtgatgcctactaaaagttgttttttttttaaggcatcaaGGGGGAAAtgttggagaagtggataaagtacaccaaagatggcTGATGGAGtgaaaacaaactctggtctctagcttagagacccctcctctgggttcttcttcctttgtttacTGTGCGCAAAACCCTCCCCCCCCTCGCAAATATGGAGGCTgataactataaattacccttcctgctggcattcggggctcagatctttggagaaaccgTCTCCTCTGTGTCCGCCGGTGTTAAATcaatctctgatccaccaagatctctgagtgccagttggtttttctgccagcgttccagcctgggtTCCGTAACACTCAAGGTGGTTCATACATGTCCACCTTGGATTCAGCTGCCTCACCTTAATGGCCCTATGTTCCCTGATGGACCAATATTGACCCATAGGTAGCAACAACTCTATGTCCCTACTCAGCAGGAAGAAGCTACAGAAGATGAGACCTTCTTCCTTCAACAAACATAAAGATTTAAGGATCAAAATTGTTCAGGGGGGATATGATGAGGGAGGGTGGAGCAAGCAGAGGGCAAAACAGGCTGGCATATGCCCCTTCCCCCAGGTGGAATATGTAACACATTTCTCATACATTCccagctacccaagaacaaaggaaaggcatTTAATTGTTTGCCATGGTGATgtaggaaactaaggcaaatgaaaaattaaatcccCTTATTGCCTACGCCTATTGGCAAGTCTTTGAATCCAGCAGAGTTGCCTCCCTCTGGGATCTCAGCTGCCTCATTAATGACACTTTGCCAGGGGcaaagagaaccttagcttaacattatcccaacctccaggatcctgtaagtctacttcctttatctcaactgccccaatgTATATGCtagcaatcatactccaagcttaagACCCCATGTTATGCATCAGAAGGGTCTCATGATTGAGGTTTTATTCAACAGTAATAAGTGGTGTTTACTAGCAACAGCTATCCCCTCAGGGTCCCAGGAAcgttgcttccaaaataccttagaggcttgctctatccctgaccccctccccacatgagggtatataatcagttacccatcacaaccccagtgcaactcttcctgcccctgggtcctgtccatgtgctttaataaaatcacatttttgctCCAAAGATGTCTTCTAGAAACTTTCTTGTTCATCAGCTCCAGACCACCCCGTCAAATGCAAAACTTCATCAGTATGGATTCTAGATTATCACacaaatatttctggatttctaacTGACCGGAATACTCAAACTGGTGCTTTAAATaatccctccctttcctttcatGATTGGTTAAACTCCTGGACTTGAGGATTTTCATCAATTACCAAAGGACTTTTATTCGGGTTGCTCTTTCTTGTTATTCTAATTACATTTGGCTGTTTTCTCCCATGTCTCTGCCTGGTGACAAGACTCCATCACTACAATAAATTCAAGTCAACAGATGATCCTTTCCACTCAAGGAGGTTCATAATCGTTGTCCACCTTGGATCCAGCTGCCTCTGCCTTCTATAGCTCTTCTATGTGTTCCCCAAGTGATCAATATTGCCTCATGGGTAAAGATATCTCTTCACCCCTAAAGAGCAAAAAGAACTGCAGAGATGAGTCCTTCCACCTTCGACAATCTTAAAGATGTAAAGGTGAAATTGTTTATGGAGaatatgatgagggagcataaggcaagctgagggcaaagtacaagctgGCATTACACCTCCCCTAACCCCAGGTGAGATatatgtgtgtgatattcctcaagCACTCcaggctgcccaagaacaaaggaaaggaaagaaaacaaatggttaactgatagcgATCACAGTCATataggacatgagtctccatcagtttacaaatatcagagtaaattagaagaaaaaggcaatcttatcaatagcctaatctccagaaacctatagactcagtttcctggagcccccacATCACTCCTCCATAGGAatatgggggggaaaaaaggcaagaaggaaatggcaggaaaTATTAAATATCCTGATCCACAGCAGCCCAGTGACAAATACTAGAGGCTGGCAGAGAAGAACATTTCTcaaggaactccctactgtcttaatgttgatgtttgctagagggaaaaataccttagcttgacaatagctaggcctccagtattcTGTaaatcttctttagcatatgaaaatctcttgGGAAACTACCTTGACTTTACTGCCTCCAACTTGagtatataagcagtcactcttcacatccccagggcagctctttctgcccatggatcctgtccccgtgctttaataaaatcacatttttgcaccaaagatgtcttcaagaattctttcttggcctttggcTGTGGaacccaccatcaccccaaaacatcATCACTGGTGAAGTGGGGGGTGAGAGCACCTTGGCCCCCCAACTCTCTCCAGCATCCTGACCCTGGCTGGGCCTCTGCCATTGGACCTACTGTGGGTGGCTGAACATGGGTGTGAGATGTGCCCCATCAGTGTGCTAGCAGGCAGGCGTAAGTGAGGGTGCTGCTGGTCTGGTGCTGGGCCTGGAGTTGGGAGCTAGAGGTATTCTGTCAGAGCTGGACTCTGCTTCTGTGGTCCCCTATCTTCCTGGGGACAACACTTCCTAGAAGTGATGCCATTAGGAGCCTGCCCTTTATTCTTTTCCCTCTCAGAGGGCCCAGAGGTCAAGGAACACAGAATGGGGACCAGAGGACATGTGTTTATTTAGCAAGCAAGAGTGGTTCCATCAGCAGGGCAGTCTGAAAGCAGCTAGTGGGTTGTGTAATGAGAAGGGTCCCCTGGCTCTCTCAGTGGTGTCCAGGCTTGTAGGTACAGCAGGGCAGTGCCCTGGGCAGAAGTCGATGAGAGGTGGATGGTGTGGAGAGAGCCAGAGGGCACCTGAGAGGGAGTCAAGGGAATAAAGAGGACAGCAGTGCTGGGCAGGTGAGACAAAGGCAGACCTGGGACCCCCTCCCAGCTGCATCCTGGATCCAGTCAGCCCCCTCTGCAGCCATACTTACCGCACGCTTGTTCACTTATCCATGCACTGATCTGTGGGGGAATGAGTGGTTAGTATggacagaggtgtgtgtgtgggatcCCTGACCTCCAGGGCCCCTGCATTGCCCCTGGgctgccctgggccccaggctgGTTCAGCCACAGAAGCTCTGGGGGTTCCCCTCAGGGCTGGTACAGCAGAGGGCTGGATGATGGGGCAGGGACTCGGGGAGAGGCCTGAGGACAAGCAGACCTGGGTGACCCCTGTTCTCCAAAGGAGGCAGGTGAGGCCCAGCCAAAGTTCTGATTGGGCACCAAGCCTTCTGCCTGTTTACCTGCTGAGTCCTGACAGACCCTCAGCCTTGGGGAGGCACCTGCCCAGGCCAGGCTGCCTGAAGACAAGGGTGCCTCCCAAGTCAGTGGTAAGTCAGCCCCAGGACAAAGGTGAGATGGCCCAGGACAAACACACCTGGGTAGAGGGGGAGGTGGCCAGGCAAGGAGACTGAGGAAACTTGGCCCCATGCCTCCAATTCTCATGTGGGCAGGCCCGAGCTAGTGTGAGGGAGGAACACTTGGGTCCCAGGACTCTGGTTGCAGCAGGGTCTTATTTAATGTAAAGAGGCTCCTGGGGCTCCAGTGACTACAGCAAGGACCTgcatccctcctctccccccttccctagTGAGGCAACATCAGGCCTGGACAGTCCCCATATGCATTTGTCCTCTCCCCAGCTGGTGATTACCTATGCGGATAGGGAAGATGATGTGGTGATCTGTGAGGCCCAGGGATTTGGCAAAGCTGATGAAGTTTTCCTTCAGCTTAGGGGTCAGCTCCTTGGTCCTCCCTGTGGCCAAGATGGCTGGTGAGTCACTAGCAGAAGCTCCATATATATTGTTGAAAGCATGAACAAGGTGTCAGACCCCCTCCTTATTGAGGGGTTCTGTGGATGACCACTCTCCCACCTTCCGGAGCTCCATAAATATTGTGGAACCCGTGAACGATGCGTCAGACCCCTCCCTCCTTAGGGGTCTGTGGAAAGACCCCTCTCCCGTCTCCCAGGGCTCAGAGTGAAGGGGACCTTGGGTTGGGTGCAATGAGCCTCTTCTCCCCCCAGCATGACCAAGACCTGGGGCCCAGAGGAGGTAAGACCCACCATAGAGGGTGATCTTGAAGTACTCCTGGTTTCTGTAAATTTTCTTGAAGAACAACATGGCAAACTGGATGTAGTCTGTGGCCGCCACTCGTAAAACATACCTCTGGATTCCAGTGTACCCTGCATGGTGGATGGTGAGATCTCAGCCTGCCCTGGCTGTGCAGAGGGAGCTATTGACTCTTCCCCTGCCTCCATAGGATGGTGTCTGTGTAAAGGGGCAGGGAGGTCCATGCCTGCAAGGACCCACCCCACTTAGGACTCACGCTCAATGTTGCCCAGGTTGTATTGGCCTCGCCGCGAGGTTGGGATGAAAATTCTGAGCCAGTGGTC
This DNA window, taken from Acinonyx jubatus isolate Ajub_Pintada_27869175 chromosome D4, VMU_Ajub_asm_v1.0, whole genome shotgun sequence, encodes the following:
- the LOC106966283 gene encoding neutrophil gelatinase-associated lipocalin-like, which produces MALGLLWLGLVLLGVLQTQAQDSTPTLIPAPPLRRVPLQPDFQNVEFQGKWYILGLAGNEFNKEKHRQFKIYATTYELNDDNSYNVTSTLAWNQTCDHWLRIFIPTSRRGQYNLGNIERYTGIQRYVLRVAATDYIQFAMLFFKKIYRNQEYFKITLYGRTKELTPKLKENFISFAKSLGLTDHHIIFPIRIDQCMDK